The Winogradskyella schleiferi genome has a window encoding:
- a CDS encoding methylmalonyl-CoA mutase subunit beta — MSKSLFKDFAPVSSKAWKQKIQVDLKGADYNDTLIWKTNEGINVKPFYHADDFDTLPEVSKCKATEWEISQSILVTNAKDANSKALDAIERGAENIIFHIEDENVSVEDLFQNLDFNKASVDIKCNFISETYVESLKSVMLSAVETSRTKKSKIHIHTDIIGNLAKTGNWYNDLKEDHNKFEAIVNSSHQLSVDLCLYQNAGGTIVQQLAYGLAHVNEYLNHLDNAIANEAKQSLQITFNIATGSNYFFEIAKIRALRQLWSTLALEYGLNQNCRIIATPSKRNKTIYDYNVNMLRTTTECMSAVLGGANVICNLPYDTLFHKSNEFGERISRNQLLVLKHESYFDKVNNPADGAYHIESLTEQLAEKALDLFKDIELNGGFLSQLKEGTIQRKIKECAAKEKADFDAEQLVLLGTNKHPNLADKMKNDLEVSPFLKVEKRKTLIEPIIEKRLSEKLEINRLNKE, encoded by the coding sequence ATGAGTAAATCCTTATTTAAAGATTTTGCACCTGTTTCCTCAAAAGCTTGGAAACAGAAAATACAAGTGGATCTCAAAGGTGCCGACTACAACGACACATTAATCTGGAAAACCAATGAAGGCATTAATGTCAAACCATTTTATCATGCTGATGACTTTGATACACTACCAGAAGTCTCAAAATGTAAAGCCACCGAATGGGAAATATCTCAATCAATTTTAGTCACTAATGCAAAAGACGCTAATTCAAAAGCTCTTGACGCCATAGAACGCGGCGCAGAAAACATAATATTCCATATTGAAGATGAGAACGTTTCGGTTGAAGATTTGTTTCAAAATTTGGATTTTAACAAAGCAAGCGTTGATATTAAGTGCAATTTTATTTCTGAAACCTATGTTGAAAGCCTAAAATCCGTGATGTTGAGCGCAGTCGAAACATCTCGCACTAAAAAATCAAAAATACATATCCACACAGACATCATTGGCAACCTAGCTAAAACAGGCAACTGGTACAACGATCTAAAAGAGGACCACAACAAGTTTGAAGCCATAGTAAATTCTTCGCATCAACTCAGTGTTGATTTATGCTTATATCAAAACGCTGGCGGAACGATAGTACAACAACTAGCTTACGGTTTGGCACATGTCAATGAATACTTAAACCATCTTGATAATGCAATCGCCAACGAAGCGAAGCAATCGCTTCAAATAACGTTCAATATTGCAACAGGTTCAAATTACTTTTTTGAAATCGCCAAAATTAGAGCTTTGCGCCAATTATGGTCAACGCTGGCCTTGGAATATGGCCTAAACCAAAATTGCCGAATTATAGCCACACCAAGTAAACGCAATAAAACAATTTATGACTATAACGTTAATATGCTGCGTACCACGACAGAATGTATGAGTGCTGTTCTCGGCGGAGCAAACGTTATATGCAATCTACCCTATGATACGTTATTCCATAAATCCAATGAATTTGGAGAACGCATCTCCAGGAATCAGTTATTAGTTTTAAAGCATGAAAGCTATTTTGACAAAGTCAACAATCCAGCAGATGGCGCTTATCATATTGAAAGTTTAACTGAACAATTAGCCGAAAAAGCGCTTGATCTTTTTAAAGATATAGAATTGAATGGCGGCTTTTTAAGTCAACTAAAAGAAGGCACCATCCAAAGAAAAATTAAAGAATGTGCAGCCAAGGAAAAAGCCGATTTTGATGCTGAACAATTAGTGCTTTTAGGAACAAATAAACACCCTAATTTGGCTGATAAAATGAAAAACGACTTAGAAGTCAGTCCATTTTTAAAAGTTGAAAAGCGAAAAACATTGATTGAACCAATTATTGAAAAAAGGCTGTCTGAAAAATTGGAAATCAATAGATTAAATAAAGAATAA
- the scpA gene encoding methylmalonyl-CoA mutase — protein MSRKNLQHLSLKHEARNSNHEEKNNFLTAENIAVKSTYSKKDIEDLEHLNFVAGIAPNLRGPYSTMYVRRPWTIRQYAGFSTATESNAFYRRNLAAGQKGLSVAFDLATHRGYDSDHERVVGDVGKAGVAIDSVEDMKILFDQIPLDKMSVSMTMNGAVLPIMAFYIVAAEEQGVKPELLAGTIQNDILKEFMVRNTYIYPPTPSMKIISDIFEYTSQNMPKFNSISISGYHMQEAGATCDIELAYTLADGLEYIKKGLDAGMDIDTFAPRLSFFWAIGMNHFMEIAKMRAARMLWAKLVKQFNPKNQKSLVLRTHCQTSGWSLTEQDPFNNVARTCIEASAAAFGGTQSLHTNALDEAIALPTDFSARIARNTQIYLQEETQITKTVDPWAGSYYVEKLTDDIVNEAWKLIQEVEALGGMTKAIEAGIPKLRIEEAAARKQARIDSGQDIIVGVNKYRLKQEDPISTLEVDNQTVRLQQIERLESIKASRDTNAVTKALFKLTKAAKTSEDNLLALAVDAARKRATLGEISDALEAEFGRYKAQIKSFSGVYSKELKDDKSFQKARDLADQFAEQDGRRPRIMIAKMGQDGHDRGAKVIATGYADVGFDVDIGPLFQTPKEAAKQAVENDVHILGVSSLAAGHKTLVPQVIKELKNYGRDDIMVIVGGVIPKQDYQYLFDAGAVAVFGPGTKISEAAIQILELLIDD, from the coding sequence ATGAGCAGAAAAAACCTTCAACACCTAAGCTTAAAGCATGAAGCTCGAAACTCGAATCACGAAGAAAAAAACAACTTTCTGACCGCTGAAAACATCGCAGTCAAATCCACCTACTCAAAAAAGGATATTGAAGATTTAGAGCACCTTAATTTCGTTGCAGGTATTGCACCAAATCTTCGCGGCCCATATTCAACCATGTATGTACGTCGACCATGGACCATTAGGCAATATGCTGGTTTTTCAACGGCTACAGAAAGCAATGCGTTTTATAGACGAAACCTTGCCGCAGGACAAAAAGGATTATCCGTCGCTTTCGATTTGGCAACACACAGAGGCTACGATTCAGATCACGAACGCGTGGTTGGCGATGTTGGCAAGGCAGGCGTTGCTATTGATTCGGTTGAAGACATGAAAATTCTCTTCGATCAAATTCCACTTGATAAAATGTCGGTTTCCATGACCATGAATGGTGCAGTTCTTCCTATTATGGCATTTTACATTGTCGCAGCTGAAGAACAAGGCGTGAAACCAGAACTTCTCGCAGGCACCATTCAAAATGATATTTTAAAAGAATTCATGGTGCGAAATACCTATATCTATCCACCAACACCTTCCATGAAAATCATCTCAGATATATTTGAATACACGAGCCAAAACATGCCCAAATTCAACAGTATCAGTATTTCCGGCTACCACATGCAAGAAGCTGGCGCCACTTGTGATATAGAATTAGCTTATACTTTAGCAGATGGTTTAGAATACATCAAAAAAGGCTTAGATGCAGGTATGGATATTGACACCTTCGCTCCTCGCCTATCATTCTTTTGGGCCATTGGCATGAACCATTTTATGGAAATCGCCAAAATGCGTGCTGCACGTATGCTTTGGGCTAAACTGGTAAAACAATTCAACCCAAAGAATCAAAAATCTTTAGTCTTAAGAACACATTGCCAAACGTCTGGTTGGAGTTTAACAGAGCAAGACCCTTTTAACAATGTCGCCAGAACCTGTATTGAAGCCTCTGCAGCTGCTTTTGGAGGCACCCAAAGCTTACACACTAACGCTTTGGACGAAGCGATCGCTTTACCCACAGATTTTTCAGCACGTATTGCAAGAAATACGCAGATTTATCTTCAAGAAGAAACGCAAATCACAAAAACCGTTGACCCATGGGCTGGGAGCTACTATGTGGAAAAATTAACGGATGATATCGTTAACGAAGCTTGGAAACTTATTCAAGAAGTTGAAGCATTAGGCGGAATGACGAAAGCCATTGAAGCCGGAATTCCTAAATTACGAATCGAAGAAGCTGCGGCACGAAAGCAAGCACGTATAGATTCTGGCCAAGATATTATTGTTGGCGTGAACAAATACAGATTAAAACAAGAAGACCCTATTTCTACACTCGAAGTCGATAACCAAACGGTTCGTTTGCAACAAATTGAACGTTTAGAAAGCATAAAAGCGAGTCGTGATACTAATGCGGTAACTAAAGCATTATTTAAATTAACAAAAGCTGCTAAGACAAGTGAGGATAATTTGTTAGCTTTAGCCGTAGATGCCGCAAGAAAACGAGCCACTTTAGGCGAAATAAGCGATGCTCTAGAAGCAGAATTTGGGCGCTACAAAGCGCAAATTAAATCATTTTCAGGGGTGTATAGTAAAGAACTAAAAGACGACAAAAGCTTTCAAAAAGCGAGAGATTTGGCAGACCAATTTGCAGAACAAGATGGCCGCAGGCCACGAATTATGATTGCCAAAATGGGACAAGATGGTCACGATCGTGGTGCAAAAGTAATTGCTACAGGTTATGCCGATGTAGGTTTTGATGTGGATATTGGGCCTCTATTTCAAACACCAAAGGAAGCAGCGAAACAAGCCGTTGAAAATGACGTGCATATTTTAGGGGTATCCTCCTTAGCAGCAGGACACAAAACACTAGTGCCTCAAGTTATAAAAGAACTAAAAAACTATGGTCGTGACGATATTATGGTTATCGTTGGAGGTGTGATTCCGAAGCAAGATTACCAATATCTATTCGACGCTGGAGCAGTTGCCGTTTTTGGGCCAGGCACGAAAATTAGCGAGGCAGCTATTCAGATTTTGGAGCTATTGATTGATGACTAA
- a CDS encoding FtsB family cell division protein, translating into MGFFNSKYLKPFKNIYALVLVVFIVWMLFFDAHSWLFHHELNTDIEELEYQKEHYKNEMAKDNKAIKELSTDEGIERTARENYYMKKANEDIYIIEYEDSLVKQKEDE; encoded by the coding sequence ATGGGATTCTTTAATTCTAAATATCTAAAACCTTTTAAGAACATTTACGCCCTTGTTCTGGTCGTTTTTATCGTTTGGATGCTGTTTTTTGACGCGCATTCCTGGTTGTTTCATCACGAATTGAATACAGATATTGAAGAATTGGAATACCAAAAAGAACACTATAAAAATGAAATGGCGAAAGACAATAAAGCCATTAAGGAGTTGAGCACAGATGAAGGCATTGAGCGTACAGCACGTGAAAACTACTACATGAAAAAAGCCAACGAAGATATTTATATCATTGAATACGAAGACAGCCTAGTGAAACAAAAAGAAGATGAGTAA